A DNA window from Natronosalvus rutilus contains the following coding sequences:
- a CDS encoding RNA-guided endonuclease InsQ/TnpB family protein, which translates to MEYSPKYRLFPTSEQRERLDWTRNTVRQVYNHALHEFNKIPEDDGTLRQRVWQVRDDLPRLKQQWIDLKQVYSTVLQKAVERIRTNINNLGKLKAKGYSVGSLNWKKPREFQSFTYRQSGFELDTKSGPRDRAILRLKKVRGDTLEIPIRLHRNLPEHDAIKEVTVKKEPTGAWYASFCISNEEPEKPDPEDIDEEDTVGFDLGVLNFVHDSDGLSIGRIDLSDERERLEREQRSLSRKQYESNNWEKQRRRVAEVHARMSNKKRDYKHKLAHFYATEYDAVFVENLDVKSMLESEGNARNKSEVGWSDFRSILEHHCDKHGTHYVEVTARGTTKECACCGVETAKPLWVREHSCPSCGFELDRDWNAALNVKSRGLEKLGVVHSKGTPVKTATAVDARSVSASRVVETGSSCLKEAV; encoded by the coding sequence ATGGAGTACAGTCCAAAATATCGACTCTTCCCGACGAGCGAACAGCGGGAGAGACTCGACTGGACTCGTAACACCGTGCGACAAGTCTACAACCACGCACTCCACGAATTCAACAAGATACCAGAAGACGACGGAACGCTTCGACAGCGCGTCTGGCAAGTCCGAGACGACCTACCCAGACTCAAACAACAGTGGATCGACCTGAAACAAGTCTACTCCACAGTGTTACAGAAAGCCGTCGAACGCATCCGAACCAACATCAACAACCTCGGCAAACTGAAAGCCAAAGGATACAGCGTTGGCTCGTTGAACTGGAAGAAACCGCGTGAATTTCAGAGTTTCACGTATCGGCAATCGGGCTTCGAACTCGACACGAAGAGTGGCCCGAGAGATCGAGCAATTCTGAGACTCAAAAAGGTTCGCGGCGATACACTTGAAATTCCAATCCGACTCCACCGAAACCTCCCAGAGCACGACGCTATCAAAGAGGTCACGGTGAAGAAAGAGCCGACTGGCGCGTGGTACGCCTCGTTCTGCATCAGTAATGAGGAACCTGAGAAACCAGACCCAGAAGACATCGATGAGGAGGACACTGTGGGATTCGACCTCGGTGTGCTCAACTTCGTTCACGATTCTGACGGGCTTTCCATTGGGCGAATCGACTTATCAGATGAGCGAGAGCGACTCGAACGCGAGCAACGCTCGCTCTCTCGCAAGCAATATGAGTCGAACAACTGGGAGAAACAACGCCGTCGAGTGGCCGAGGTTCACGCTCGGATGTCGAACAAGAAGCGCGATTACAAGCACAAGCTCGCGCACTTCTACGCGACAGAGTACGACGCTGTGTTCGTTGAGAACCTCGACGTGAAGTCGATGCTCGAATCCGAGGGGAACGCTCGGAACAAATCCGAGGTCGGATGGAGCGATTTCCGTTCGATTCTTGAACACCACTGTGACAAGCACGGCACACACTACGTGGAAGTGACTGCTCGCGGCACGACGAAAGAGTGTGCGTGTTGTGGGGTAGAGACTGCGAAGCCGCTGTGGGTTCGGGAACACTCGTGCCCATCCTGTGGGTTCGAGTTGGATAGGGATTGGAACGCGGCGCTGAACGTCAAATCGCGTGGTCTGGAGAAACTAGGAGTGGTTCACTCCAAAGGTACGCCTGTGAAGACTGCGACCGCTGTGGACGCTCGTTCTGTGTCTGCAAGTCGTGTCGTTGAAACAGGAAGCTCCTGCCTCAAGGAAGCCGTGTAA
- a CDS encoding nucleotidyltransferase domain-containing protein yields MLLFGSVARGEADRRSDIDCFVLVRTDRATNQRRAHEISQKLVEQRFDGERYKFQVLVESHESAKRQADRLREIVADGVTLYETDTLSEVKTEVLA; encoded by the coding sequence ATGCTTCTGTTCGGCAGTGTCGCTCGAGGTGAGGCAGACCGTCGAAGTGATATCGATTGTTTCGTCCTCGTTCGAACTGATAGGGCGACAAATCAGCGGCGCGCACATGAGATTAGTCAAAAACTGGTTGAACAACGATTCGACGGTGAGCGATACAAATTCCAGGTTCTGGTCGAATCTCACGAATCCGCTAAACGGCAGGCAGATAGACTCCGAGAAATCGTTGCTGATGGGGTCACGCTCTATGAGACGGATACATTGAGCGAGGTCAAAACGGAGGTGTTAGCCTAG